In Massilia antarctica, the following are encoded in one genomic region:
- a CDS encoding S1C family serine protease, which translates to MSTRIRFCWTVFAVLSPCAAAQDMQCLFTANQGATVHIKYEYSTPDGTGVDYGTGFIVSPAGHVLTNAHVVSPQLKDLTINSAMVTVRPGSLLNPPVEASIVSRDPESDLALLKLPAAPANAPWPAVTIAAPGDIAVGAPLSGLGFAGSADLALVPGGQKTAQNTIVEGQIKPWWQTNLAFSPGNSGSPVFGQYGTVVGMAVALNDRGQLITYVIPIARAQHLLSAAGVGSKKSAACAAYPVCQHPSHGIERYAIDEHKKDWGEWRGGGFNRTAACNDYLERLKKDYPGAVLTFIRNDEKSRDKGFRQFEYSYYCEFRRQENPVYVSKQSSACIEPEK; encoded by the coding sequence ATGAGCACGCGAATTCGCTTTTGCTGGACCGTGTTCGCTGTCCTGTCGCCCTGCGCGGCGGCCCAGGACATGCAGTGCCTGTTCACTGCCAACCAGGGCGCGACCGTGCATATCAAGTACGAGTACAGCACGCCCGACGGCACCGGCGTTGACTATGGCACCGGATTCATTGTCTCGCCGGCTGGTCATGTGCTGACCAACGCCCATGTCGTCAGCCCGCAACTGAAGGACCTGACGATCAATTCAGCGATGGTGACCGTGCGCCCCGGCTCCCTGCTCAACCCGCCCGTCGAAGCGAGCATTGTCTCGCGCGATCCCGAATCCGACCTGGCGCTGCTGAAGCTGCCGGCGGCGCCGGCGAATGCGCCGTGGCCGGCCGTGACGATCGCCGCGCCGGGCGATATTGCCGTGGGCGCCCCATTGAGCGGACTCGGCTTTGCCGGTTCGGCGGATCTGGCGCTGGTACCCGGCGGACAGAAAACGGCGCAAAACACCATCGTGGAAGGTCAGATCAAGCCGTGGTGGCAAACCAATCTGGCATTTAGTCCGGGCAATAGCGGCAGCCCGGTGTTCGGGCAATATGGCACGGTGGTCGGGATGGCGGTGGCATTGAACGACCGTGGGCAATTGATCACCTACGTGATTCCGATCGCCCGCGCCCAGCATCTGTTGAGCGCCGCCGGGGTGGGATCGAAGAAATCCGCCGCCTGCGCCGCCTACCCCGTCTGCCAGCATCCCAGCCACGGGATCGAACGCTATGCCATCGATGAACACAAAAAAGATTGGGGCGAGTGGCGCGGAGGCGGCTTCAATCGCACGGCCGCCTGTAATGACTATCTGGAACGGCTTAAAAAAGACTATCCCGGCGCTGTGCTGACCTTCATCCGCAACGACGAAAAGAGCAGGGATAAAGGTTTCCGGCAATTCGAATACAGTTACTACTGCGAGTTCCGCAGGCAGGAAAATCCCGTGTACGTGTCCAAGCAGAGTTCAGCATGCATCGAACCGGAGAAATGA
- a CDS encoding GNAT family N-acetyltransferase — translation MFTIRPARMSEKPLLEALIARSGIGLADGFYTPQEADAVTREVFGVDSALVEDGTYFAIEDGGTVVACGGWSRRATDFGGDGAKHGNDRLLDPASEPARIRAFFVEPAMARRGLGSMLLRHCVEAAAQAGFRSLELVSTMPGEPLYQAHGFVAIEPIALPLPGGVVIRLTRMGRSL, via the coding sequence ATGTTCACTATCCGCCCGGCGCGCATGTCCGAAAAACCGCTGCTCGAAGCGCTCATCGCGCGCTCCGGCATTGGACTGGCCGATGGTTTCTATACGCCGCAGGAAGCCGATGCCGTCACGCGCGAGGTGTTCGGCGTCGACAGCGCGCTGGTGGAAGACGGGACGTATTTCGCGATCGAGGATGGCGGCACCGTGGTGGCCTGCGGCGGCTGGAGCCGGCGCGCCACCGATTTCGGCGGCGACGGCGCCAAGCATGGCAACGACCGCCTGCTCGACCCGGCCAGCGAGCCGGCGCGCATCCGCGCATTCTTCGTCGAGCCGGCGATGGCGCGGCGCGGCCTTGGCAGCATGCTGCTGCGGCACTGCGTGGAGGCGGCCGCGCAGGCGGGTTTCCGTTCGCTGGAACTGGTGTCGACCATGCCGGGCGAGCCGCTGTACCAGGCCCACGGCTTCGTGGCGATCGAGCCGATCGCGCTGCCGCTGCCCGGTGGGGTGGTGATCCGGCTGACCCGCATGGGGCGCAGCCTGTAG
- the serB gene encoding phosphoserine phosphatase SerB, whose translation MNLVLQGPDTTIDTLRRIGALADPARVRELGAGAIRCEQVDFSEALKQTIEAAAGAARIDATFIAPGRTLADFKLVAMDMDSTLITIECIDEIADMQGLKPQVAAITEAAMRGELEFAESLTRRVALLAGLDASALERVYEERLAISMGGEAMLAQVRAAGLRTLLVSGGFTFFTERLKTRLGLDYTHANVLEIMDGKLTGRVLGGIVDAEEKKRTVERVCADMGIDTSQAIIMGDGANDLRMMSIAGLSVAFRAKPVVREQADVALNYTGLDGLLAILA comes from the coding sequence ATGAACCTGGTGCTGCAAGGCCCCGACACGACCATCGACACCCTGCGCCGCATCGGCGCGCTGGCCGATCCCGCGCGCGTGAGGGAGCTGGGCGCAGGCGCCATCCGCTGCGAACAAGTCGACTTCTCCGAGGCCCTCAAACAGACCATCGAGGCGGCCGCCGGCGCGGCCCGCATCGACGCCACCTTCATCGCGCCGGGGCGCACCCTGGCCGACTTCAAGCTGGTGGCGATGGACATGGACTCGACCCTGATCACCATCGAATGCATCGACGAAATCGCCGACATGCAGGGCCTCAAACCCCAGGTGGCGGCGATTACCGAGGCGGCCATGCGCGGTGAACTGGAGTTTGCCGAGAGCCTGACCCGGAGGGTGGCGCTGCTGGCGGGCCTGGACGCCTCGGCCCTTGAAAGGGTGTATGAGGAGCGTCTCGCCATCTCGATGGGGGGCGAGGCGATGCTGGCGCAAGTGCGCGCGGCCGGCCTGCGCACCCTGCTGGTGTCGGGCGGGTTCACCTTCTTCACCGAACGCCTGAAAACGCGCCTGGGGCTCGATTACACGCATGCGAACGTGCTCGAAATCATGGACGGCAAGCTGACCGGGCGCGTGCTGGGCGGGATCGTCGACGCCGAGGAAAAGAAGCGCACGGTCGAACGCGTGTGCGCCGACATGGGCATCGATACCTCGCAGGCGATCATCATGGGCGATGGTGCCAACGACCTGCGCATGATGAGCATCGCCGGCCTGTCGGTGGCGTTCCGCGCCAAGCCCGTGGTGCGCGAGCAGGCCGACGTGGCGCTGAACTACACGGGCCTCGACGGCCTGCTCGCCATCCTCGCGTAA